From Oreochromis niloticus isolate F11D_XX linkage group LG1, O_niloticus_UMD_NMBU, whole genome shotgun sequence, a single genomic window includes:
- the dync1li2 gene encoding cytoplasmic dynein 1 light intermediate chain 2 isoform X2: MAPVLEKQLPGAAGTGDNNNEEEEGQNLWSSILSEVSTRSSSKLPSGKNILIFGEDGSGKTTLMAKLQGAEHNKKGRGLEYLYLSVHDEDRDDLTRCNVWILDGDLYHKGLLKFAVTAQSLPDCLAIFVVDMSRPWTIMESLQKWASVLRDHVDKLKIPPENMREMEQKMIKAFQEYTEPEDATPSSPQRRAPTAGEEEDVVLPLGENTLTHNLGIPVLIVCTKCDAVSVLEKEHDYRDEHFDFIQSHIRRFCLHYGAGLIYTSVKEEKNLDLLYKYIVHKLYDFQFVTPALVVEKDAVFIPSGWDNEKKIGILHENFTTVRPEDPFEDFITKPPVRKLVHDKEINAEDEQVFLMKQQSLLAKQPATPTRGATESPGRTGSGSPRPGGRAVPTAVTSGSPMASVKKPDPNMKPGAANEGVLANFFNSLLSKKTGSPGSPGAGAVGAGVQGSAKKTEAGFD; this comes from the exons ATGGCTCCCGTTTTGGAGAAACAGCTCCCGGGCGCAGCTGGGACAGGAGACAACAACAACGAAGAGGAAGAAGGGCAAAATCTTTG GTCCTCAATACTGAGTGAAGTTTCAACTAGATCGAGTTCAAAATTGCCATCGGGAAAAAATATCCTGATATTTG GTGAGGATGGTTCAGGAAAGACGACACTCATGGCCAAACTTCAAGGAGCTGAGCACAACAAGAAGGGGAGGGGACTTGAGTATCTGTACTTAAGTGTccacgatgaggacagggatg ACCTTACACGCTGTAATGTGTGGATCCTGGATGGGGACCTATACCACAAAGGCCTTCTTAAGTTTGCTGTTACTGCTCAGTCGCTACCTGACTGTCTAGCTATATTTGTTGTGGATATGTCACGACCTTGGACCATTATGGAGTCGCTGCAGAAGTGGGCCAGTGTCCTGCGCGACCATGTGGACAAGCTCAAGATTCCTCCTGAGAACATGAGAGAAATGGAGCAGAAGA TGATAAAAGCCTTCCAAGAGTACACAGAACCAGAGGATGCCACCCCATCCTCCCCACAGAGACGAGCCCCAacagcaggagaggaggaggacgtTGTGTTACCACTAGGGGAAAACACACTCACGCACAACCTGGGCATTCCAGTGCTAATAGTTTGCACAAAG TGTGATGCAGTCAGCGTACTAGAGAAGGAGCATGACTACAGAGACGAGCACTTCGACTTCATCCAGTCCCACATCAGGCGATTTTGCTTACACT ATGGAGCAGGCCTGATCTATACCTCAGTCAAAGAGGAGAAGAACCTGGATCTGCTTTACAAATATATAGTACATAAACTGTATGACTTTCAGTTCGTCACACCTGCCTTAGTGGTGGAGAAGGATGCAGTGTTCAT tCCATCCGGTTGGGATAACGAGAAGAAAATCGGTATTTTGCACGAAAACTTCACAACAGTCAGACCCGAAGATCCATTTGAAGATTTTATCACAAAGCCTCCAGTACGGAAG CTGGTTCATGACAAAGAGATAAATGCTGAGGATGAGCAGGTTTTCCTGATGAAGCAGCAG TCTTTATTAGCAAAGCAGCCAGCCACACCAACAAGAGGAGCAACA GAGTCTCCAGGACGGACAGGCTCAGGGTCTCCCCGGCCTGGAGGCCGTGCCGTTCCGACAGCCGTAACCAGTGGCTCACCAATGGCCTCTGTCAAGAAGCCTGACCCTAACATGAAAC CGGGAGCAGCCAATGAGGGAGTGCTGGCTAACTTCTTCAACAGTCTGTTGAGTAAAAAGACTGGATCCCCTGGGAGCCCAGGAGCTGGAGCAGTGGGAGCTGGAGTGCAAGGCTCTGCCAAGAAAACAG AAGCCGGGTTTGACTGA
- the dync1li2 gene encoding cytoplasmic dynein 1 light intermediate chain 2 isoform X1 — MAPVLEKQLPGAAGTGDNNNEEEEGQNLWSSILSEVSTRSSSKLPSGKNILIFGEDGSGKTTLMAKLQGAEHNKKGRGLEYLYLSVHDEDRDDLTRCNVWILDGDLYHKGLLKFAVTAQSLPDCLAIFVVDMSRPWTIMESLQKWASVLRDHVDKLKIPPENMREMEQKMIKAFQEYTEPEDATPSSPQRRAPTAGEEEDVVLPLGENTLTHNLGIPVLIVCTKCDAVSVLEKEHDYRDEHFDFIQSHIRRFCLHYGAGLIYTSVKEEKNLDLLYKYIVHKLYDFQFVTPALVVEKDAVFIPSGWDNEKKIGILHENFTTVRPEDPFEDFITKPPVRKLVHDKEINAEDEQVFLMKQQSLLAKQPATPTRGATESPGRTGSGSPRPGGRAVPTAVTSGSPMASVKKPDPNMKPGAANEGVLANFFNSLLSKKTGSPGSPGAGAVGAGVQGSAKKTGQKPGLTDVQAELDRMTRKQDSMVSANNIPPQTENEA; from the exons ATGGCTCCCGTTTTGGAGAAACAGCTCCCGGGCGCAGCTGGGACAGGAGACAACAACAACGAAGAGGAAGAAGGGCAAAATCTTTG GTCCTCAATACTGAGTGAAGTTTCAACTAGATCGAGTTCAAAATTGCCATCGGGAAAAAATATCCTGATATTTG GTGAGGATGGTTCAGGAAAGACGACACTCATGGCCAAACTTCAAGGAGCTGAGCACAACAAGAAGGGGAGGGGACTTGAGTATCTGTACTTAAGTGTccacgatgaggacagggatg ACCTTACACGCTGTAATGTGTGGATCCTGGATGGGGACCTATACCACAAAGGCCTTCTTAAGTTTGCTGTTACTGCTCAGTCGCTACCTGACTGTCTAGCTATATTTGTTGTGGATATGTCACGACCTTGGACCATTATGGAGTCGCTGCAGAAGTGGGCCAGTGTCCTGCGCGACCATGTGGACAAGCTCAAGATTCCTCCTGAGAACATGAGAGAAATGGAGCAGAAGA TGATAAAAGCCTTCCAAGAGTACACAGAACCAGAGGATGCCACCCCATCCTCCCCACAGAGACGAGCCCCAacagcaggagaggaggaggacgtTGTGTTACCACTAGGGGAAAACACACTCACGCACAACCTGGGCATTCCAGTGCTAATAGTTTGCACAAAG TGTGATGCAGTCAGCGTACTAGAGAAGGAGCATGACTACAGAGACGAGCACTTCGACTTCATCCAGTCCCACATCAGGCGATTTTGCTTACACT ATGGAGCAGGCCTGATCTATACCTCAGTCAAAGAGGAGAAGAACCTGGATCTGCTTTACAAATATATAGTACATAAACTGTATGACTTTCAGTTCGTCACACCTGCCTTAGTGGTGGAGAAGGATGCAGTGTTCAT tCCATCCGGTTGGGATAACGAGAAGAAAATCGGTATTTTGCACGAAAACTTCACAACAGTCAGACCCGAAGATCCATTTGAAGATTTTATCACAAAGCCTCCAGTACGGAAG CTGGTTCATGACAAAGAGATAAATGCTGAGGATGAGCAGGTTTTCCTGATGAAGCAGCAG TCTTTATTAGCAAAGCAGCCAGCCACACCAACAAGAGGAGCAACA GAGTCTCCAGGACGGACAGGCTCAGGGTCTCCCCGGCCTGGAGGCCGTGCCGTTCCGACAGCCGTAACCAGTGGCTCACCAATGGCCTCTGTCAAGAAGCCTGACCCTAACATGAAAC CGGGAGCAGCCAATGAGGGAGTGCTGGCTAACTTCTTCAACAGTCTGTTGAGTAAAAAGACTGGATCCCCTGGGAGCCCAGGAGCTGGAGCAGTGGGAGCTGGAGTGCAAGGCTCTGCCAAGAAAACAG GGCAGAAGCCGGGTTTGACTGATGTCCAGGCTGAGTTGGACCGGATGACTCGCAAGCAAGACTCCATGGTTTCAGCTAACAACATACCACCGCAGACAGAGAACGAAGCGTGA